One Mercenaria mercenaria strain notata chromosome 12, MADL_Memer_1, whole genome shotgun sequence DNA segment encodes these proteins:
- the LOC123534805 gene encoding fructose-bisphosphate aldolase-like isoform X2, with the protein MSRFPTYLTPEEEDELRKIANAIVAPGKGILAADEPPGTMAQRFACIGVESTEENRRRYREMLFTTDAEIAENISGVILHHETMYQKTKDGVPFVKVLKDKNIIPGIKVDKGFAVLAGTDDETTTQGLDGLAERCAQYKKDGANFAKWRCALKIADHTPSHQALMENANVLARYASICQQNGLVPIVEPEVLYDGDHDLRTAQKVTEQVLAYQYKALSDHHVFLEGTLLKPNMVTSGQGCPQKSMTEQNARATVEAFSRTIPAAMPGVVFLSGGQSEEESTLNLNAINQCPGRKPWALSFSFGRALQASVIRVWKGEDKNIIEAQKAFLTRAKANGLASLGKYKGDAATSTEKESLFVAKNEY; encoded by the exons ATGTCGAGATTTCCGACCTACCTGACACCAGAAGAAGAAGATGAGTTGAGGAAGATAGCCAACGCCATTGTGGCTCCTGGGAAAGGAATTCTTGCCGCCGACGAGCCGCCGG GTACAATGGCTCAGCGGTTTGCATGTATCGGTGTGGAGAGCACAGAAGAGAATCGTCGGCGGTACAGAGAGATGTTGTTTACTACAGATGCTGAAATTGCTGAAAATATCAGTGGCGTCATACTGCACCATGAGACCATGTATCAGAAAACGAAAGATGGCGTTCCGTTTGTAAAG GTGTTAAAAGACAAGAACATCATACCTGGTATAAAGGTGGACAAAGGATTCGCTGTTCTGGCTGGTACCGACGACGAAACTACAACTCAAG GATTGGATGGCCTTGCTGAAAGGTGTGCGCAGTATAAAAAAGATGGAGCAAACTTTGCAAAATGGAGATGTGCACTAAAAATTGCTGATCATACGCCCTCTCATCAAGCGTTGATGGAAAACGCAAACGTCCTGGCACGATATGCCAGTATATGTCAGCAG AATGGTCTGGTACCAATTGTTGAGCCGGAAGTATTGTACGATGGGGACCATGATCTTCGTACAGCACAGAAAGTCACAGAACAG GTTTTAGCCTACCAGTACAAAGCATTGAGTGATCATCATGTTTTCCTGGAAGGAACATTACTCAAACCGAACATGGTGACATCAGGACAAGGCTGTCCACAAAAGTCAATGACAGAACAAAATGCACGGGCCACGGTTGAAGCATTTAGCAGGACTATCCCAGCGGCTATGCCAG GGGTTGTTTTCCTGTCTGGGGGTCAGTCTGAGGAGGAGTCCACACTGAACCTGAATGCCATCAACCAATGCCCTGGTCGTAAACCATGGGCTCTGTCGTTCTCATTTGGGCGAGCTTTGCAAGCAAGTGTAATCAGGGTGTGGAAGGGCGAGGACAAAAATATAATAGAAGCACAGAAAGCGTTTTTAACACGAGCCAAG
- the LOC123534805 gene encoding fructose-bisphosphate aldolase-like isoform X1, with product MYENKMSRFPTYLTPEEEDELRKIANAIVAPGKGILAADEPPGTMAQRFACIGVESTEENRRRYREMLFTTDAEIAENISGVILHHETMYQKTKDGVPFVKVLKDKNIIPGIKVDKGFAVLAGTDDETTTQGLDGLAERCAQYKKDGANFAKWRCALKIADHTPSHQALMENANVLARYASICQQNGLVPIVEPEVLYDGDHDLRTAQKVTEQVLAYQYKALSDHHVFLEGTLLKPNMVTSGQGCPQKSMTEQNARATVEAFSRTIPAAMPGVVFLSGGQSEEESTLNLNAINQCPGRKPWALSFSFGRALQASVIRVWKGEDKNIIEAQKAFLTRAKANGLASLGKYKGDAATSTEKESLFVAKNEY from the exons ATGTATGAAAA CAAGATGTCGAGATTTCCGACCTACCTGACACCAGAAGAAGAAGATGAGTTGAGGAAGATAGCCAACGCCATTGTGGCTCCTGGGAAAGGAATTCTTGCCGCCGACGAGCCGCCGG GTACAATGGCTCAGCGGTTTGCATGTATCGGTGTGGAGAGCACAGAAGAGAATCGTCGGCGGTACAGAGAGATGTTGTTTACTACAGATGCTGAAATTGCTGAAAATATCAGTGGCGTCATACTGCACCATGAGACCATGTATCAGAAAACGAAAGATGGCGTTCCGTTTGTAAAG GTGTTAAAAGACAAGAACATCATACCTGGTATAAAGGTGGACAAAGGATTCGCTGTTCTGGCTGGTACCGACGACGAAACTACAACTCAAG GATTGGATGGCCTTGCTGAAAGGTGTGCGCAGTATAAAAAAGATGGAGCAAACTTTGCAAAATGGAGATGTGCACTAAAAATTGCTGATCATACGCCCTCTCATCAAGCGTTGATGGAAAACGCAAACGTCCTGGCACGATATGCCAGTATATGTCAGCAG AATGGTCTGGTACCAATTGTTGAGCCGGAAGTATTGTACGATGGGGACCATGATCTTCGTACAGCACAGAAAGTCACAGAACAG GTTTTAGCCTACCAGTACAAAGCATTGAGTGATCATCATGTTTTCCTGGAAGGAACATTACTCAAACCGAACATGGTGACATCAGGACAAGGCTGTCCACAAAAGTCAATGACAGAACAAAATGCACGGGCCACGGTTGAAGCATTTAGCAGGACTATCCCAGCGGCTATGCCAG GGGTTGTTTTCCTGTCTGGGGGTCAGTCTGAGGAGGAGTCCACACTGAACCTGAATGCCATCAACCAATGCCCTGGTCGTAAACCATGGGCTCTGTCGTTCTCATTTGGGCGAGCTTTGCAAGCAAGTGTAATCAGGGTGTGGAAGGGCGAGGACAAAAATATAATAGAAGCACAGAAAGCGTTTTTAACACGAGCCAAG
- the LOC123533671 gene encoding fructose-bisphosphate aldolase-like gives MSRFPTYLTPEQEDELRKIANAIVAPGKGILAADESTGTIGKRFAGIGVENTEENRRRYRELLFTADAVVAENISGVILFHETLYQKTKDGTPFVKLLTDKNIIPGIKVDKGVVPLAGTDGESTTQGLDGLAERCAQYKKDGAQFAKWRCVLKIGEHCPTYQAMVENANVLARYASICQQNGLVPIVEPEVLCDGDHDLYTAQKVTEQVLAFQYKALSDHHVFLEGTLLKPNMVTAGQSCKQKFTAEQNAKATVEALSRAVPPAMPGVVFLSGGQSEEDATLNLNAINTCPGPKPWALSFSFGRALQASVLKTWKGEDGNRGDAQKMFLTRAKANGLATLGQYKGGMTTAAGGESLFVAKHQY, from the exons ATGTCGAGATTTCCGACCTACCTGACACCTGAACAAGAAGATGAATTGAGGAAGATAGCCAACGCCATTGTGGCTCCTGGGAAAGGAATTCTTGCCGCCGACGAGTCAACAG GTACAATTGGGAAGAGATTTGCTGGTATTGGTGTAGAGAACACAGAGGAAAACCGACGTAGGTACAGAGAACTATTGTTCACAGCAGATGCTGTTGTTGCTGAGAACATCAGCGGTGTGATTCTCTTCCATGAAACTCTCTACCAGAAAACAAAAGATGGAACCCCCTTTGTAAAA ttaCTGACAGATAAGAATATCATCCCAGGAATTAAGGTAGATAAAGGTGTGGTACCCCTAGCAGGAACTGACGGGGAATCTACGACACAAG GTCTTGATGGTTTAGCAGAAAGATGCGCACAGTACAAAAAGGATGGCGCACAATTTGCAAAATGGAGATGTGTTCTGAAAATTGGTGAACATTGTCCGACATACCAAGCCATGGTGGAAAATGCCAACGTTCTGGCTAGATACGCTAGTATCTGTCAACAG AATGGTCTGGTACCAATTGTTGAGCCGGAGGTACTTTGTGACGGGGACCATGATCTGTACACAGCACAGAAAGTCACAGAACAG GTTCTAGCTTTCCAGTATAAAGCATTGAGTGATCATCATGTTTTCTTGGAGGGAACTTTACTTAAACCTAACATGGTGACAGCCGGCCAGAGCTGTAAACAGAAATTTACTGCTGAACAAAATGCTAAGGCCACCGTAGAGGCGTTGAGTAGAGCTGTTCCCCCAGCTATGCCAG GGGTTGTGTTCCTGTCTGGTGGTCAGTCAGAGGAAGATGCTACCTTAAATCTGAATGCCATTAACACCTGTCCTGGTCCTAAACCATGGGCTCTCTCATTCTCATTTGGTAGAGCCCTACAGGCCAGCGTACTCAAGACATGGAAAGGTGAAGATGGCAACAGGGGCGATGCCCAGAAAATGTTCCTTACAAGGGCAAAA GCTAATGGTCTAGCAACACTAGGGCAGTATAAAGGCGGCATGACGACAGCCGCTGGTGGGGAGTCACTGTTTGTTGCCAAGCATCAATATTAG